One region of Salinibacter grassmerensis genomic DNA includes:
- a CDS encoding heme ABC transporter ATP-binding protein → MTLRDITVQIGDATLIERVSTAVRPGQVTAVVGPNGAGKTTLLRVASGELAPSAGTVRLDDRPLSALPEQEQARQRAVLPQASRLHFSFSVLEVVLMGRTPHVQGREGPEDWAIAEDALDAVGMAGFADRDFPTLSGGEQQRVHLARALAQIWTSPDDGHRYLLLDEPTASLDLAHQQNVLRTARTFADQGTGVLAILHDLNLAAQFADHVVVMGNGSVHAQGAPASVLTPPCIDEVFGWPVCVLAHPTESCPLIVPDGAEAEAMVSDPNSL, encoded by the coding sequence ATTACCCTCCGCGACATTACGGTGCAAATCGGGGACGCGACGCTCATCGAGCGCGTGTCCACCGCCGTGCGGCCCGGCCAGGTGACGGCGGTCGTGGGCCCGAACGGGGCGGGCAAGACGACGCTCCTGCGCGTGGCTAGCGGCGAGCTCGCCCCCTCCGCGGGGACCGTTCGTCTCGATGATCGTCCGCTCTCCGCACTCCCCGAGCAGGAGCAGGCGCGGCAGCGGGCCGTATTGCCTCAGGCCTCCCGGCTTCACTTCTCCTTTTCGGTACTGGAGGTTGTGCTCATGGGCCGCACGCCGCACGTGCAGGGCCGAGAGGGCCCGGAGGACTGGGCCATCGCCGAGGACGCCCTCGATGCCGTGGGGATGGCCGGCTTCGCGGACCGCGATTTTCCGACACTATCCGGCGGTGAGCAGCAGCGGGTCCACCTCGCTCGGGCACTGGCGCAGATTTGGACCTCCCCGGACGACGGACACCGATACCTGCTGCTCGACGAGCCCACCGCCAGCCTTGACCTTGCCCACCAGCAGAATGTACTGCGCACGGCCCGCACCTTCGCGGACCAGGGCACCGGCGTGCTCGCCATCCTGCACGACCTCAACCTCGCGGCACAGTTCGCCGACCACGTCGTCGTGATGGGGAACGGGAGCGTCCACGCCCAGGGCGCCCCGGCGTCGGTGCTCACGCCCCCGTGCATCGATGAGGTGTTCGGATGGCCCGTGTGCGTCCTCGCGCACCCCACGGAGTCGTGCCCCCTCATCGTCCCCGACGGCGCCGAGGCCGAGGCGATGGTCTCCGATCCCAACTCACTCTAA
- a CDS encoding hemin-degrading factor: MPTSPSSAPDLKQRWNAFRDRHPDVRIRTAADRMGVSEAELVATGCGEHVTRLRDGWRALLSRLHTLGPVTALTRNDAAVHETTGVYRDIEFTGTHNLGLVLEDNIDLRLFMDHWHLGFAVETPRDGERGDVRRSLQFFDRDGTAVHRVFLTRESDRDAYDALVDAHRHDDQSPEQSIARGEDNTSATSQSEGGSGPQTAPDSDIDVEEFLHDWSELEDTHDFFPLLSEYDVSRGQALRLGEGRFTRRVPDTALRHTLQAAAEQETPIMVFVGSPGCLQIHTGPVQTLKATPPWYNVLDPDFQLRLNEERIDQAWVVQKPTTDGRVTSLELMDANGGIIARLFGERKDGQSERADWRSILEGQPSAP; encoded by the coding sequence ATGCCGACCTCCCCCTCCTCTGCCCCCGACCTCAAACAGCGCTGGAACGCGTTTCGGGATCGCCACCCCGATGTCCGCATCCGCACCGCCGCCGACCGAATGGGCGTGAGCGAGGCGGAGCTCGTGGCCACCGGCTGTGGCGAGCACGTCACGCGCCTCCGCGACGGCTGGCGCGCCCTCCTGAGCCGCCTTCACACACTCGGCCCGGTGACGGCGCTCACCCGCAACGACGCCGCCGTCCACGAAACGACGGGGGTCTACCGCGACATCGAGTTTACCGGCACTCACAACCTGGGCCTCGTGCTGGAGGACAACATCGACCTGCGCCTATTTATGGACCACTGGCATCTCGGCTTCGCCGTGGAGACGCCCCGGGACGGGGAGCGAGGCGACGTGCGCCGGAGCCTCCAATTTTTTGATCGCGACGGCACTGCGGTCCACAGGGTGTTCCTGACGCGTGAGAGCGACCGCGACGCCTACGACGCGCTCGTGGACGCGCACCGCCACGACGACCAGTCCCCGGAGCAGTCCATTGCGCGGGGAGAGGATAATACATCAGCGACATCCCAGTCGGAGGGAGGCAGTGGCCCCCAGACTGCGCCCGATTCAGACATCGACGTAGAGGAGTTTCTGCACGATTGGAGCGAACTGGAGGACACACACGATTTCTTCCCGCTCCTCAGCGAGTACGACGTTTCGCGGGGCCAGGCCCTGCGGCTGGGGGAGGGGCGCTTTACCCGCCGCGTGCCGGACACGGCCCTGCGCCACACGCTCCAGGCTGCCGCCGAGCAGGAGACGCCCATCATGGTGTTCGTGGGGAGCCCGGGCTGCCTCCAGATCCACACCGGCCCCGTCCAGACGCTCAAGGCCACGCCGCCGTGGTACAACGTGCTCGACCCGGACTTCCAGCTCCGTCTCAACGAGGAGAGAATCGACCAGGCCTGGGTGGTACAGAAGCCCACGACCGACGGCCGGGTCACCTCCCTGGAACTGATGGACGCGAACGGCGGCATCATTGCCCGCCTCTTCGGCGAGCGCAAGGACGGCCAGTCGGAGCGGGCCGACTGGCGCTCCATCCTCGAGGGCCAGCCGTCCGCGCCGTAG
- a CDS encoding TonB-dependent receptor plug domain-containing protein, producing the protein MLVLLVVTPARAQDTSDVAFRVQMADSVVVTASRMASAAQETGRRVSVYTQQDIQSLSVNSVDQLLNVAAGLDVKSRGGFGVQSDLTMRGSTFNGVLLLLDGARINDPYTGHFLMDLPVPLSEIARVEVLHGPATALYGPDALGGVVHLITKTALRGTDVQADGTTARIDSRYGKNNFYDMGAAARTAGDQTAVSAAASVQGSDGRSVSADQPPEGSNLSSTVQTDFERRTATAAVSRDLEGATLYTRAGVDDREFGGYHFYSDFSTDRAREATSTFWVQSRLASAGEGNTPWQIQLFGKQHRDRYTYNPNVGANTHISRRLRVQGQGSRTWSSVRVTGGASAGLRRVDSNRDGVHGDQSVGTFVSLRWRATSRLTINQSTRVDYDPTYGTEPTPQLYVAYNLGPTTLRAGGGRVVRAPNFLERFIDSPSNQGNADLTAETAWSGEAGVDVRLPANLSLSATGFHRRTDNAIDYLRNETETVFEAQNLDRTTTTGLETELSFDRALGAVGVSLDAAYTLLDASLDGQKPPSAYKYGLNEARHQLQGSASVRAGAVTLGLQGLWKNRLRDASLATDRYGLVHGRLAYNTRLSGARTTLSVELRNAFDRQYSEIFDAPMPGRTLLVGAEVAL; encoded by the coding sequence TTGCTTGTTCTATTGGTGGTCACGCCCGCCCGGGCCCAAGACACGTCCGACGTGGCGTTCCGGGTGCAGATGGCCGACAGCGTCGTGGTGACGGCCTCCCGCATGGCCTCGGCGGCGCAGGAGACGGGGCGCCGCGTGAGCGTGTACACGCAGCAAGACATCCAGTCCCTGTCCGTCAACAGCGTGGACCAGCTGCTCAACGTCGCGGCGGGGCTGGACGTGAAGAGTCGGGGCGGCTTTGGCGTGCAGAGCGACCTCACGATGCGGGGCTCCACGTTCAACGGCGTCCTTCTGCTGCTGGACGGAGCGCGCATCAACGATCCGTACACGGGCCACTTTTTGATGGACCTGCCGGTGCCCCTCTCAGAAATTGCCCGTGTAGAGGTGCTTCACGGCCCGGCGACGGCCCTCTACGGCCCCGATGCCCTGGGCGGGGTGGTCCATCTCATCACGAAGACGGCCCTCCGCGGGACGGATGTGCAGGCGGACGGAACCACGGCCCGGATTGACAGCCGGTACGGAAAGAACAATTTCTACGACATGGGGGCGGCGGCCCGCACCGCAGGGGACCAGACGGCCGTGAGCGCCGCGGCCTCGGTACAGGGAAGCGACGGCCGAAGTGTGTCGGCGGACCAGCCGCCAGAGGGAAGCAATCTCTCGAGCACGGTACAGACGGATTTCGAGCGACGGACGGCTACGGCCGCTGTGTCACGGGACCTTGAGGGCGCAACGCTCTACACCCGAGCCGGGGTGGACGACCGCGAATTTGGGGGATACCACTTCTACTCGGACTTTTCCACGGACCGAGCCCGAGAGGCAACCTCGACGTTCTGGGTGCAGAGCCGTCTGGCAAGTGCCGGGGAGGGCAACACGCCCTGGCAGATCCAACTCTTCGGCAAGCAGCACCGCGACCGGTATACATACAATCCCAATGTGGGCGCCAATACCCACATCAGTCGCCGCCTTCGGGTGCAGGGACAGGGGTCGCGCACGTGGAGCAGCGTCCGGGTGACCGGCGGCGCCTCCGCCGGCCTCCGCAGGGTCGACAGCAACCGGGACGGGGTGCACGGCGACCAGTCCGTCGGGACCTTTGTGAGCCTGCGCTGGCGTGCCACCTCCCGTCTCACGATCAACCAGAGCACGCGCGTCGACTACGACCCCACGTACGGGACGGAGCCGACCCCCCAGTTGTACGTGGCCTATAACCTCGGGCCGACGACGCTCCGTGCGGGTGGGGGGCGCGTGGTGCGGGCCCCGAACTTCCTGGAGCGCTTCATCGATTCGCCCAGCAACCAGGGCAACGCCGACCTCACGGCCGAGACCGCCTGGTCGGGGGAGGCAGGCGTGGACGTGCGCCTGCCCGCGAATCTGTCGCTTTCCGCGACGGGCTTTCACCGCAGGACCGACAACGCCATCGACTATCTCCGGAATGAGACGGAAACGGTGTTTGAGGCCCAAAATCTGGACCGTACCACCACCACAGGGCTCGAAACCGAGTTGTCGTTTGACCGGGCCCTCGGTGCCGTGGGCGTAAGTCTCGACGCGGCCTACACGCTCCTCGACGCCAGCCTCGACGGGCAGAAGCCGCCTTCCGCCTACAAGTACGGCCTCAATGAGGCTCGTCACCAACTGCAGGGCAGTGCGTCGGTGCGGGCCGGGGCCGTGACGCTGGGCTTGCAGGGACTGTGGAAGAATCGACTGCGCGATGCGTCCCTGGCGACCGACCGCTACGGGCTGGTGCACGGGCGCCTGGCCTACAACACGCGCCTCTCCGGCGCCCGCACCACGCTGTCCGTCGAGCTCCGCAATGCCTTCGACCGGCAGTACAGCGAGATCTTCGACGCGCCGATGCCGGGCCGTACGCTCCTGGTCGGGGCGGAGGTGGCGCTGTAA
- a CDS encoding rhodanese-like domain-containing protein produces MPESLKTVSADDLEDTLESEHPPVLITTLPREAHVAKHIPGSVNVPVDDIEQVETLVPDRDAPVVVYCANAECDVSPKAARALEEKGYKNVIDFEDGHAGWRRAGYPLVGEKS; encoded by the coding sequence TTGCCCGAGTCACTGAAAACTGTTTCCGCTGATGACCTCGAGGACACGCTCGAAAGCGAGCACCCGCCGGTTCTCATCACCACCCTGCCGCGGGAGGCCCACGTGGCGAAGCACATTCCAGGCTCCGTCAACGTTCCGGTTGACGACATCGAACAGGTGGAGACGCTCGTGCCCGACAGGGACGCGCCCGTCGTGGTGTACTGCGCCAATGCGGAGTGTGACGTCTCCCCCAAGGCCGCCCGGGCCCTTGAAGAGAAGGGCTACAAAAACGTGATCGACTTTGAGGACGGCCACGCTGGATGGCGGCGGGCGGGCTATCCGCTGGTCGGCGAGAAGAGCTAG
- a CDS encoding TonB-dependent receptor, giving the protein MRHVRAVALLGLCAVVLSLSGPPALGQERASLNGYVRDAETGETLLQANVVVEGTSRGVATNNDGYYTLRALPPGPQTIVVSYLGYQTHTETVTLGAGETKRLDVELAPADLQTEEVVVTGEQDDASEQRMGLDKLPIATITELPSVLTPDLFRSLALLPGVTTASDYSSNLYIRGGGPAQTLIQLDRTTVYNPTHFFGFFSTFNPDAIKDVQLYKGTYPAEYGGRLGSVVDIYNKDGNRRETTGGLSLSTLATRGYIEGPYGGRDDDPAGSYMVAVRRSTLEPLLAALDDVDGLPDTFYFYDVNAKATYDAGPNDDLSLAVYGGQDQLLLRPGDGQEFDVGYGNRTLSADWTHLFSDQLFSTLTVAGSRYESTPVFELGGTRFTQTNEVSDASLKAGVEYVPGDQHTVEAGLHASRLTFQLRSTFDGNETFNQRLQGEQAALYLKDTYTPASDWTIRGGLRATYFSEGTYLRLAPRLSVKHDLTSSVQLQAAYGRYHQFLTLETSQLFTAFDSWLMTDEGLLPSYGDQFALGVNAQLGDAWRLEVEGYARTMRDLFELDPFLPDAAGVPYADRFQVGDGRAYGTEVLIRRPEGRLNGFLSYTLSRTERRFPNVNPSEAGTPQYYPPNFDRTHELTLALNYHFTDQWRASGTFNYATGQAYTQPKQRYELVNSPFSFSPGVGGAQNVLVSPFNNARLPPYHRLDVGVARTGQFFGIAEYELQLQAINAYGRRNVWFYQFENESDGTLDRSVTPQIPIPVPNVSFSLTF; this is encoded by the coding sequence ATGCGTCACGTTCGCGCCGTCGCTCTCCTCGGCCTCTGTGCCGTCGTCTTGAGCCTCTCGGGGCCCCCCGCGCTTGGGCAGGAGCGTGCCAGTCTCAACGGATACGTGCGCGACGCGGAGACAGGGGAGACTCTGCTTCAGGCCAACGTCGTTGTGGAGGGCACCAGCCGGGGCGTCGCCACCAACAACGACGGGTACTACACGCTCCGGGCCCTCCCGCCCGGCCCGCAGACGATCGTGGTTTCCTACCTCGGCTATCAGACCCACACGGAGACGGTCACCTTGGGGGCCGGCGAGACAAAGCGCCTCGACGTAGAGCTCGCGCCCGCCGATCTGCAGACGGAGGAGGTCGTCGTGACCGGCGAACAGGACGACGCCAGTGAGCAGCGCATGGGGCTCGACAAGCTCCCCATCGCGACGATCACCGAACTCCCCTCCGTCCTGACGCCGGACCTCTTCCGCTCTCTCGCGCTGCTGCCGGGCGTCACCACGGCCTCGGACTACTCCAGCAACCTGTACATCCGGGGCGGCGGGCCGGCCCAGACCCTCATCCAGCTCGACCGCACGACCGTCTACAACCCGACCCACTTCTTCGGGTTCTTTTCCACCTTCAACCCCGACGCCATCAAGGACGTGCAGCTTTACAAGGGCACCTATCCGGCCGAGTACGGGGGGCGACTGGGGAGCGTCGTCGACATTTACAACAAGGACGGAAATCGGCGCGAGACCACCGGGGGGCTTAGCCTGAGCACGCTGGCGACCCGGGGCTATATCGAAGGGCCCTACGGCGGACGCGACGACGACCCGGCGGGCTCCTACATGGTGGCCGTGCGCCGCTCCACGCTCGAACCGTTGCTCGCGGCGCTGGACGACGTGGACGGGCTCCCCGACACCTTCTACTTCTACGACGTGAACGCGAAGGCCACCTACGACGCAGGGCCCAATGACGACCTCTCGCTGGCCGTGTACGGCGGGCAGGACCAGCTCCTTCTTCGGCCCGGCGACGGGCAGGAGTTCGACGTGGGCTACGGCAACCGAACCCTCAGCGCCGACTGGACCCACCTCTTCTCTGATCAGCTGTTCTCGACGCTCACGGTCGCGGGCTCCCGCTACGAGAGCACGCCGGTGTTTGAGCTCGGCGGGACCCGCTTCACCCAGACGAACGAAGTCAGCGACGCGTCACTGAAGGCGGGCGTGGAATACGTCCCGGGCGACCAGCACACCGTGGAGGCCGGGCTGCACGCCAGTCGCCTCACGTTCCAGTTGCGGAGCACGTTCGACGGGAACGAAACCTTCAACCAGCGCCTGCAGGGCGAGCAGGCGGCCCTCTACTTGAAGGACACCTACACCCCGGCCTCGGACTGGACGATCCGGGGCGGACTGAGGGCGACCTACTTTTCGGAGGGGACCTACCTGCGGCTCGCCCCGCGGCTCTCGGTCAAGCACGACCTCACATCGTCGGTGCAGCTGCAGGCCGCCTACGGCCGCTACCACCAGTTTCTTACGCTGGAGACGAGTCAGCTCTTCACGGCCTTCGACTCCTGGCTCATGACCGACGAGGGCCTGCTCCCCTCCTACGGAGACCAGTTTGCCCTGGGCGTCAACGCCCAGTTGGGGGACGCGTGGCGCCTCGAGGTCGAGGGCTACGCCCGCACCATGCGGGACCTGTTCGAGCTGGACCCCTTTCTGCCCGACGCGGCGGGCGTGCCGTACGCCGATCGCTTTCAGGTAGGCGACGGGCGCGCCTACGGCACAGAGGTGCTCATCCGGCGTCCAGAGGGCCGCCTAAACGGGTTTCTGAGCTACACCCTCAGCCGCACCGAGCGGCGCTTCCCAAACGTCAACCCGTCCGAAGCGGGCACACCGCAGTACTACCCGCCCAACTTCGACCGCACGCACGAGCTCACGCTCGCCCTCAATTACCACTTCACCGACCAGTGGCGGGCGTCCGGCACCTTCAACTACGCCACCGGCCAGGCCTACACGCAGCCCAAGCAACGCTACGAGCTGGTGAACAGTCCCTTCTCGTTCAGCCCGGGCGTGGGAGGAGCCCAGAACGTGCTCGTGAGTCCCTTCAACAACGCACGCCTGCCCCCTTACCACCGGCTTGACGTGGGCGTGGCCCGGACCGGGCAATTTTTCGGGATTGCCGAGTACGAACTGCAGTTGCAGGCCATCAACGCCTATGGGCGGCGCAACGTCTGGTTTTACCAGTTCGAGAACGAGTCGGACGGCACGCTCGACCGATCCGTGACGCCCCAAATTCCCATTCCGGTGCCGAATGTCTCGTTCTCCCTCACGTTCTGA
- a CDS encoding DUF4249 domain-containing protein — MRRLVLLLLPLLFTAGLVGCDTTTAPTPETQVVVEAYLQGGASMPPVRLTRSVGTNEAYVASETAVRGATVEVRRLSDGGTPTETVGFSEREPGIYRPDAASRVRPRTTYELSVTTDEATLTATTTVPDTISIVDAKNTTAVHGDTTRQPAFTITPPESDREQQAVLVITSTSLADFGRPESQLRRGLTPFYADLYDSDEDSIRTYRTTSSGVRNEANFTRDANGRITTALPWISVAFYGPNEIGVHVIDDNLFNLIRSQQAQSPGGPGGGLGPGEIPNVIEDVEGGTGVFASYVKATRDVTIQCPPSLTPDECPAFAAFP; from the coding sequence ATGCGCCGTCTGGTTCTTCTTCTCTTGCCCCTGCTCTTCACGGCTGGGCTCGTCGGCTGCGACACCACCACCGCCCCCACCCCCGAGACACAGGTCGTCGTGGAGGCCTATCTACAGGGCGGCGCGTCCATGCCCCCGGTCCGCCTCACCCGCAGTGTCGGCACGAACGAAGCCTACGTGGCCTCCGAGACGGCTGTGAGGGGGGCAACCGTGGAGGTGCGCCGCCTGAGCGACGGGGGGACGCCCACCGAAACAGTCGGCTTCAGCGAGCGAGAGCCGGGCATATACCGGCCCGACGCCGCGTCGCGAGTGCGCCCCCGCACGACCTACGAGCTGTCCGTGACCACGGACGAGGCGACCCTGACCGCCACCACCACCGTACCGGACACGATCTCGATCGTGGATGCCAAGAATACGACGGCAGTGCACGGGGACACCACCCGGCAGCCCGCCTTCACGATCACCCCGCCGGAAAGTGACCGCGAGCAGCAGGCTGTGCTCGTGATCACCTCCACTTCTCTGGCCGACTTCGGGCGGCCGGAGTCTCAGTTGCGCCGGGGACTGACGCCGTTCTACGCAGACCTCTACGACTCAGACGAGGACAGCATCCGCACCTACCGCACCACCTCTTCGGGGGTGCGGAACGAGGCGAACTTCACCCGCGACGCGAACGGGCGGATTACCACGGCCCTCCCATGGATCTCTGTGGCCTTCTACGGCCCGAACGAGATCGGCGTCCACGTCATTGACGACAACCTGTTCAACCTCATCCGCTCCCAGCAGGCCCAGTCGCCGGGCGGGCCGGGCGGCGGGCTCGGCCCCGGGGAGATTCCGAATGTCATTGAGGACGTGGAGGGCGGCACCGGCGTCTTTGCCAGCTACGTGAAGGCCACCCGGGACGTCACGATCCAGTGTCCGCCTTCGCTTACCCCGGACGAATGCCCGGCCTTCGCGGCGTTTCCGTAG
- the fabF gene encoding beta-ketoacyl-ACP synthase II: protein MDSTAPSHRVVVTGLGALTPLGHSVDEFWDGLRAGKSGAGPITKFDASDVRTKIACEIAGFDPTDYMSAKLAERQDPFSQYALAVAQQAFDDADLDTDALDPETRDDIGVIFGTGVGGSNLFVDSVLDLDENGARHISPFFVPMMISNMAAGLVAMEHTLRGPNHCVVSACATGNDAITDGLLLLRQGHARAMLVGGTEASINELCVGGFASMRALSTRNDEPTKASRPFDADRDGFVPAEGAGALMLETLEHARERDAPIYAEVAGVGKSNDAHHYAAPDPDGRGAALAMDKALDDAGLAPTDVQHINMHATSTPVGDVIESDAVKQVFGDHAHNLNLSATKSMTGHMLGAAGTAEAIASILAIRDGQVPPTINHETPGEDCDLNYTPNEAVERDVSAALTNAFGFGGHNTTIALTAFED from the coding sequence ATGGATTCTACCGCTCCCTCTCACCGCGTCGTCGTTACCGGCCTCGGGGCCCTCACGCCCCTCGGCCACTCCGTCGATGAGTTCTGGGACGGCCTGCGGGCCGGCAAGAGCGGGGCGGGCCCCATTACCAAGTTCGACGCGTCGGACGTCCGCACCAAAATCGCGTGCGAAATTGCGGGCTTCGACCCCACCGATTATATGAGCGCGAAGCTGGCCGAGCGCCAGGACCCGTTCAGTCAGTACGCCCTGGCCGTTGCCCAGCAGGCCTTCGACGACGCGGACCTCGACACCGATGCCCTCGACCCGGAGACACGAGACGACATTGGGGTCATCTTCGGCACGGGCGTGGGCGGCAGCAACCTATTCGTCGACTCGGTGCTCGACCTCGACGAGAACGGGGCGCGGCACATCTCTCCCTTCTTCGTGCCCATGATGATCAGCAACATGGCCGCCGGCCTGGTCGCCATGGAGCATACGCTGCGCGGCCCCAACCACTGCGTCGTGAGCGCGTGCGCCACCGGCAACGACGCCATTACCGACGGGCTCCTGCTTCTGCGCCAGGGTCACGCCCGCGCCATGCTCGTGGGCGGCACGGAGGCTTCGATCAATGAGCTCTGCGTGGGGGGCTTCGCCTCGATGCGGGCCCTGTCGACCCGAAACGACGAGCCCACGAAGGCGAGCCGCCCGTTCGACGCGGACCGGGACGGATTCGTGCCCGCCGAGGGCGCCGGCGCCCTCATGCTCGAGACGCTGGAGCACGCCCGCGAACGCGATGCTCCCATTTACGCCGAGGTGGCGGGCGTGGGCAAATCGAACGACGCCCACCACTACGCCGCCCCCGACCCGGACGGACGAGGGGCCGCCCTGGCCATGGACAAGGCGCTCGACGACGCCGGCCTGGCCCCGACCGACGTGCAGCACATCAACATGCACGCCACCTCCACCCCCGTCGGCGACGTAATCGAATCGGACGCCGTGAAGCAGGTATTTGGCGATCACGCCCACAACCTCAACCTGTCCGCCACCAAGAGCATGACCGGCCACATGCTCGGCGCCGCCGGCACGGCCGAGGCCATTGCGTCAATCCTCGCGATCCGCGACGGGCAGGTGCCCCCGACAATCAACCACGAGACGCCGGGCGAGGACTGCGACCTCAACTACACCCCCAACGAGGCCGTGGAACGCGACGTCTCGGCGGCCCTCACCAACGCCTTCGGCTTCGGCGGCCACAACACCACCATTGCACTCACGGCGTTTGAGGACTGA
- a CDS encoding hotdog fold thioesterase, with product MSSLPDSLGGVADLLDITVETATAERVVATMPVTPDHHQPFGLLHGGVSVVLAETAASLGGFLATPDGQGAAGLEVNANHMRPVRDGTLTATATPLHTGPTTQVWAVKIRDADDQLVCASRCTLAIVDQTDAPSVA from the coding sequence ATGTCCTCCCTACCCGATTCCCTCGGCGGCGTCGCCGACCTGCTCGACATCACGGTCGAGACGGCCACTGCTGAGCGCGTCGTTGCGACCATGCCGGTGACGCCCGATCATCATCAGCCCTTCGGGCTGCTGCACGGAGGGGTGAGCGTGGTCCTGGCCGAGACGGCGGCCAGCCTCGGGGGCTTCCTGGCAACGCCGGATGGACAGGGAGCCGCGGGCCTCGAGGTGAACGCCAATCACATGCGCCCCGTGCGGGATGGGACGCTGACGGCCACGGCCACCCCGCTCCACACCGGGCCCACCACACAGGTGTGGGCGGTCAAGATTCGAGATGCAGACGATCAACTCGTGTGTGCGAGCCGTTGCACCCTGGCCATCGTTGACCAGACGGATGCCCCCTCGGTGGCGTGA
- a CDS encoding ring-cleaving dioxygenase, protein MPDASLSGVHHITALSGDAQDNLDFYAGVLGLRRVKTTVNFDDPTTHHLYYGDASGRPGTTLTFFPWPQATSGRGGAGMVRTVAFAVPEDTLADWRDHLGAHGIEPEMKTRLDERRLHFSDPSGLSLALVGTDAAEDATPWTDGPVPAGLAIRGLHAPALPVFRDDRTPELFTDVFGWTRAGTDGDVVRLEGPGTGVGTAVDLLVRDRHPSGRMGRGTVHHIAFRAPDEEAQRAWQSRLREHGLQVTDVKDRHYFRSVYFRDPDRTSGLLFEIATDGPGFLVDESEAELGQSLVLPEHLEPRRADLESALPTLTAP, encoded by the coding sequence ATGCCCGACGCTTCCCTCTCCGGCGTTCACCACATCACGGCCCTATCCGGCGACGCGCAGGACAACCTCGACTTCTACGCGGGCGTGCTCGGCCTGCGCCGGGTCAAGACAACCGTCAACTTCGACGACCCGACCACACACCACCTCTACTACGGCGACGCCTCGGGGCGCCCCGGGACCACGCTGACCTTCTTTCCCTGGCCGCAGGCCACAAGTGGACGGGGCGGGGCGGGCATGGTGCGCACCGTGGCGTTTGCCGTACCCGAAGACACCCTGGCCGACTGGCGCGACCACCTCGGCGCGCACGGCATTGAGCCGGAGATGAAGACCCGCCTCGACGAACGCCGCCTCCACTTTTCGGACCCGAGTGGGCTATCACTGGCATTGGTGGGCACCGACGCCGCCGAGGACGCCACGCCCTGGACCGACGGCCCCGTGCCCGCGGGCCTCGCGATTCGGGGCCTCCACGCACCCGCCCTGCCCGTCTTTCGCGACGACCGGACCCCGGAGCTCTTCACAGACGTATTCGGCTGGACCCGGGCGGGCACGGACGGCGACGTCGTGCGCCTCGAGGGGCCCGGGACGGGCGTCGGCACCGCGGTGGACCTGCTCGTGCGCGACCGCCACCCGTCCGGCCGCATGGGCCGGGGCACGGTGCACCACATCGCCTTTCGGGCACCGGATGAGGAGGCCCAGCGGGCGTGGCAGTCTCGCCTGCGGGAGCACGGCCTCCAGGTGACCGACGTGAAGGACCGCCACTACTTCCGCTCCGTCTACTTCCGCGACCCGGACCGGACATCGGGCCTCCTTTTTGAGATCGCCACGGACGGGCCCGGATTCCTCGTCGACGAGAGCGAGGCGGAGCTCGGCCAGTCCCTCGTGCTGCCGGAGCACCTTGAGCCCCGCCGTGCCGACCTGGAGAGCGCCCTCCCGACGCTCACCGCCCCTTGA
- a CDS encoding alpha/beta hydrolase — protein sequence MSTDVIHQDQPVHTGGAALDDAQAGLVLLHGRGASAQGMLQLADDLDVPDVAHLAPQARMRSWYPQSFMAPRDQNEPELASALETIGDVLGQLQDVGIGPERTVLLGFSQGACLATTYVAQTPQRYGGVVGLSGGLIGPEGASFDYAGSLDTTPVFLGCSDQDPYIPRERVVVTADVLRALNADVTTRIYEGLGHTTNDDEQQHVRSLLRRCIDSSTA from the coding sequence ATGAGCACCGACGTCATCCACCAGGACCAGCCCGTGCACACCGGCGGGGCCGCGCTCGATGACGCCCAGGCGGGGCTCGTGCTCCTGCACGGGCGCGGCGCCTCCGCCCAGGGCATGCTGCAGCTCGCCGACGACCTTGACGTGCCGGACGTCGCCCACCTTGCCCCTCAGGCCCGGATGCGCTCGTGGTACCCCCAGTCGTTCATGGCCCCCCGCGACCAGAACGAGCCGGAACTCGCGTCGGCCCTGGAGACCATCGGCGACGTGCTTGGGCAGCTACAGGACGTGGGAATCGGTCCCGAGCGCACCGTCCTGCTCGGGTTCTCGCAGGGCGCCTGTCTCGCCACCACGTACGTCGCCCAAACCCCGCAGCGGTACGGCGGCGTCGTGGGGCTCAGTGGCGGCCTCATCGGCCCCGAAGGCGCCTCGTTCGACTACGCGGGCTCCCTCGATACGACCCCCGTCTTTCTGGGCTGCAGCGACCAGGATCCCTATATCCCTCGGGAGCGCGTGGTGGTGACCGCCGATGTGCTGCGGGCCCTCAACGCGGACGTCACCACCCGCATCTACGAGGGGCTGGGCCACACCACCAACGACGACGAGCAGCAGCACGTCCGGTCCCTTCTCCGCCGCTGTATCGACTCAAGCACGGCGTAG